The Chitinophagales bacterium genome has a window encoding:
- the cadA gene encoding cadmium-translocating P-type ATPase: protein MEKTYSTTVQGMTCGNCALTISKVLEKKGAKNISANAASGDVSFTMVEETDVNKVYDAIDDLGYTVVRDTDENAHQHHASHADHSDLYLIICAVFTLPLLAHMFTDWHLLHNPWVQLVLATPVFAIGVKHFGVSAIRSLKHGIPNMDVLVIIGATAAYVYSLIGMFIYTEHVHDYLFFETAASIITLVMFGNWLEHKTVKSTTAAIDALVQLQPQKARIVFTDSIGKETISEIDSKFVRAGDVVLVNNGDSIPVDGIIVKGEAQIDEHMITGESLPVHKYVDDEVVGGTVLLEGHIRVKATAVGSQSVLSNIIRMVREAQGQKPPLQKLADKISAVFVPVVLAIAVLTLVVSYFFFDVTFQNAMMRSIAVMVISCPCAMGLATPAAVAVGLGRSARNGILIKGGDTLQNLKTVKQIVFDKTGTLTTGKLQIDSFKANSIDNETFRSVVASIEKHSSHPIAKSVSTQWGNAPDIPFSHVEEIKGKGVEATDEAGNKWQLGSEIWLHANKEQDKGYDMYLYKNGEYTGAIRISDALREDAKETISSLKEMGYTTILLSGDKKAKCEHIASQLGIDQVYAEHSPEQKNARLDELLKTAPTAMVGDGINDAPALAKATVGISLSESTQIAIQSANVILSNNQLSTLPLAINLGIYTERTIKSNLFWAFIYNIVAIPVAAMGMLKPTYGAGIMALSDVVLILNSLYLGVRNLKK, encoded by the coding sequence ATGGAAAAAACATATTCCACTACCGTACAGGGTATGACCTGTGGCAATTGTGCGTTGACTATTTCTAAGGTCTTAGAAAAAAAAGGTGCAAAGAATATATCTGCGAACGCAGCATCAGGCGATGTCAGTTTTACAATGGTAGAAGAAACTGACGTAAATAAAGTATATGACGCCATAGACGACCTGGGGTATACTGTAGTCAGGGATACGGATGAAAATGCACATCAGCACCATGCCAGTCACGCTGACCACTCAGACCTGTATCTTATCATTTGTGCTGTTTTCACCCTACCCCTGCTGGCACATATGTTTACGGATTGGCACCTCCTGCACAACCCGTGGGTACAGTTGGTACTGGCTACTCCGGTATTTGCTATTGGTGTGAAACATTTTGGCGTAAGTGCTATACGTTCATTAAAGCATGGCATACCTAATATGGATGTGCTGGTAATAATAGGAGCAACAGCAGCATATGTATATTCACTTATCGGCATGTTCATCTATACAGAGCATGTACACGACTACCTGTTCTTCGAAACGGCTGCATCTATCATCACCTTGGTGATGTTCGGCAACTGGCTGGAACATAAGACCGTCAAATCTACAACTGCCGCAATAGACGCGCTGGTACAACTGCAACCTCAAAAAGCACGCATTGTATTTACTGACAGTATAGGCAAGGAAACCATATCTGAGATAGACAGCAAGTTTGTACGCGCAGGAGATGTTGTGCTGGTAAACAATGGAGACAGTATTCCTGTAGATGGTATAATAGTCAAAGGTGAAGCACAGATCGACGAACACATGATAACCGGAGAAAGCCTGCCGGTGCATAAATATGTAGATGATGAAGTAGTGGGCGGCACGGTATTGCTGGAAGGACATATACGCGTCAAAGCTACTGCCGTCGGCAGCCAGTCGGTATTATCCAATATCATCAGGATGGTACGCGAGGCGCAGGGACAGAAACCACCCCTGCAAAAACTGGCAGATAAGATAAGTGCTGTTTTTGTGCCTGTCGTCCTGGCTATTGCAGTACTCACGTTAGTAGTCAGTTATTTCTTCTTCGACGTAACATTTCAAAATGCCATGATGCGCTCTATTGCTGTTATGGTCATATCCTGTCCCTGTGCTATGGGGCTGGCAACGCCTGCAGCTGTTGCTGTCGGGTTGGGACGTTCAGCACGTAATGGCATACTCATCAAAGGCGGTGATACTTTGCAGAACCTGAAAACAGTGAAGCAGATCGTATTTGACAAGACAGGAACACTAACCACCGGTAAACTGCAGATCGATTCATTCAAAGCGAACAGTATTGATAACGAAACTTTCCGGTCAGTGGTTGCTTCAATAGAGAAGCATTCATCACACCCTATAGCAAAGTCAGTGAGCACACAATGGGGTAATGCCCCGGACATTCCTTTCAGCCATGTAGAAGAAATAAAAGGAAAAGGAGTTGAAGCCACGGACGAAGCAGGAAACAAATGGCAACTAGGTTCTGAGATATGGTTGCATGCTAATAAAGAGCAGGACAAGGGCTATGATATGTACCTGTATAAAAACGGGGAATATACCGGGGCTATCCGCATATCAGATGCATTGAGAGAAGATGCGAAGGAGACCATCAGCAGTCTGAAAGAAATGGGCTATACAACTATACTACTGAGTGGTGATAAAAAAGCCAAATGCGAGCATATTGCCTCACAACTGGGCATCGACCAGGTGTATGCAGAACATTCACCTGAACAGAAAAATGCCCGCCTGGACGAATTGCTGAAAACCGCTCCGACAGCAATGGTAGGCGATGGTATCAATGATGCCCCTGCCCTTGCCAAAGCTACAGTAGGCATATCACTGAGCGAATCCACACAAATAGCCATCCAGTCTGCCAATGTCATATTGTCCAATAACCAGTTAAGTACACTTCCGCTGGCCATTAATCTGGGCATCTACACTGAACGCACTATTAAGTCGAACCTGTTTTGGGCGTTCATATATAATATCGTAGCAATTCCTGTAGCAGCAATGGGTATGCTGAAACCTACATATGGTGCCGGTATCATGGCACTGAGCGATGTAGTGCTGATACTCAACTCGCTATACCTGGGCGTTCGCAACCTAAAGAAATAG
- a CDS encoding T9SS type A sorting domain-containing protein, producing the protein MKKNIIFTTLITLFLALQATANVNAVWQEIKAKQVPSKGEQKIHPYVYRIYLLNDSYMKNLLFSLPEQPKNGAVITLPVADGSTMDFKVWQTPAMAPGLAAKYPGIKNFTGVAVDNHDITASINYTYKGFNAMVYNGPKTYFIDPYSNENDGYYLCYYKKDHPATLHNFSCMTGDKEINELQQGQSIQVGTPTPTVGWKTNSTVKRTYRLALSCTGEYALAVDGPNPTKPNVISAMTTSLTRVSGILTKELNVALQLVNNNDQIVYLDSATDPFSYTQNKIVNGNTQTANQTNIDNVIGPLSYDMGHVFCTGDGGIADLEGLCDPGHEARAATGRPNPVGDAFDVDYVVHEMGHQLGAEHTFNYNGSGCNPHARANCAYEPGSGSTIMAYAGLCSGNNIQYNSDDYFHAKSLDQIITYISGLTLCGSTSPAANSPSSVPVVNSVYDIPKLTPFEIEAPQATDPENETVTYCWEEYDLGDFGKGLVDTKLGPIFRSFRPTTSRWRVFPVLDSIRRNVLDYPGEKLPEVTRTMNFRLTVRDMHNGEGAYNWSDSTLKLNVTDQAGPFLVLEPNKSSDYWRIGNSYTVKWDVANTNAAPVSCSNVDILLSMDDGQTYPYTLATGTPNDGSEVITVPAGAYTASARVKIKGSGNVFFDISNASFIINDWPDTVHDLGTLGQVDIYPIPAKGALQVKLVDGGNYSASIHNTLGQQVWEGKIEGNTSVNLGGWAAGVYHLTLISRNGDKMVKKFVVE; encoded by the coding sequence ATGAAAAAAAACATCATTTTCACCACGTTAATAACCCTGTTCCTTGCTTTGCAGGCAACAGCAAATGTCAATGCTGTATGGCAGGAAATAAAAGCTAAGCAGGTTCCCTCCAAAGGAGAACAAAAGATACATCCTTATGTGTACAGGATATACCTGTTGAATGACAGCTACATGAAGAACCTATTATTCAGCTTGCCGGAACAGCCCAAAAATGGCGCAGTGATCACTCTGCCGGTTGCTGATGGCAGCACAATGGATTTCAAAGTATGGCAAACACCGGCCATGGCTCCGGGGCTGGCTGCAAAATACCCCGGAATTAAAAATTTTACCGGTGTCGCGGTAGATAATCATGACATCACTGCAAGTATCAACTATACCTACAAAGGTTTCAACGCCATGGTATACAACGGGCCAAAAACCTATTTCATAGACCCTTACAGTAATGAAAATGATGGTTACTACCTATGCTATTACAAAAAAGACCACCCCGCTACTTTACATAACTTCAGTTGTATGACTGGCGATAAAGAGATCAATGAATTACAGCAAGGCCAAAGTATACAAGTCGGCACCCCAACTCCCACCGTAGGCTGGAAGACCAATAGTACAGTTAAAAGAACATACAGGCTTGCACTATCCTGCACGGGTGAGTATGCCCTGGCAGTAGACGGTCCAAACCCAACCAAACCTAATGTTATCAGCGCAATGACCACTTCACTGACACGTGTTAGCGGCATACTTACCAAGGAGCTGAATGTTGCCCTGCAATTGGTGAACAACAATGACCAGATCGTATACCTTGATTCCGCAACAGATCCTTTTTCATACACACAAAACAAAATAGTGAATGGCAACACACAAACAGCCAACCAGACCAACATTGATAATGTGATCGGGCCACTTAGCTATGACATGGGACATGTTTTCTGCACAGGAGATGGTGGTATTGCAGACCTGGAGGGTTTGTGCGATCCCGGTCATGAGGCACGTGCAGCAACAGGCAGGCCAAATCCCGTTGGCGATGCTTTTGATGTAGACTATGTAGTGCATGAAATGGGACACCAGTTAGGTGCTGAGCATACTTTCAATTATAATGGCTCAGGGTGCAACCCTCATGCCCGTGCCAATTGTGCCTATGAACCCGGCAGTGGTAGTACAATCATGGCGTACGCCGGTTTGTGTTCCGGTAACAACATACAGTACAACAGTGACGATTACTTTCATGCCAAAAGCCTCGACCAGATAATAACTTACATATCCGGGCTGACTTTGTGCGGTAGTACATCACCTGCTGCAAACAGTCCTTCATCCGTACCCGTTGTGAATTCTGTGTATGATATCCCCAAACTGACCCCGTTTGAGATTGAGGCACCACAAGCTACCGATCCGGAAAATGAGACAGTGACATACTGTTGGGAAGAATATGACCTGGGTGATTTTGGCAAAGGACTGGTTGACACCAAACTGGGGCCGATCTTCCGCTCATTCAGGCCCACCACATCTCGCTGGAGGGTATTCCCGGTGCTCGATTCTATCCGTAGAAATGTGCTGGACTACCCGGGAGAAAAGCTACCGGAGGTAACACGTACTATGAACTTCCGCCTGACGGTAAGAGACATGCACAATGGCGAAGGCGCTTACAACTGGTCGGATAGTACACTTAAGCTGAATGTTACCGACCAGGCCGGCCCTTTCCTGGTACTGGAACCCAACAAATCATCAGACTACTGGCGCATTGGCAATTCATATACCGTAAAGTGGGACGTGGCCAATACCAATGCAGCACCTGTATCCTGTAGCAACGTAGACATCCTCCTTTCTATGGATGACGGCCAGACATACCCTTACACCTTAGCAACCGGTACTCCCAATGATGGCTCTGAGGTGATCACTGTGCCCGCAGGTGCCTATACTGCATCAGCAAGGGTAAAAATAAAAGGCTCAGGCAATGTATTCTTCGACATCAGTAACGCCAGTTTCATCATCAACGACTGGCCGGATACCGTTCATGACCTCGGCACTTTAGGGCAGGTTGATATTTATCCTATCCCGGCCAAAGGAGCACTGCAGGTAAAACTGGTTGACGGTGGCAATTACAGTGCAAGCATACATAATACTTTGGGCCAGCAAGTATGGGAAGGTAAGATCGAGGGCAATACATCTGTGAACCTCGGCGGATGGGCAGCAGGCGTCTATCATCTTACACTCATAAGCAGGAACGGAGACAAAATGGTTAAGAAATTTGTGGTTGAATAA
- a CDS encoding glycosyltransferase family 2 protein: MLNGKKIVVVLPAYKAAQTLERTYNEIPFDIVDDVVLVDDHSPDDTVEVGKRLGIKHIIRHEQNKGYGGNQKSCYGKAMELGADIVIMLHPDYQYTPKLIHAISSIIAFEVYPVVLGSRILGHGALKGGMPMYKYIFNRCLTLFENIVIGQKLSEYHTGYRAFSGEVIRSIDFSHNSDDFVFDNEMLSQVFMNGYDIAEVTCPTKYFEEASSINFSRSMKYGMGVLRVSMIHRLHKWGLIKSKLYNKPE, from the coding sequence ATGCTGAACGGGAAAAAAATAGTGGTAGTGCTGCCGGCTTATAAGGCGGCGCAAACTCTTGAGCGGACTTATAACGAGATACCGTTCGACATAGTGGACGATGTAGTATTGGTAGACGACCACAGCCCAGATGATACGGTGGAGGTGGGTAAACGACTGGGCATAAAACATATCATTCGCCACGAGCAGAATAAAGGTTATGGCGGCAACCAGAAAAGCTGCTACGGCAAGGCTATGGAGCTGGGAGCAGACATTGTTATCATGCTGCACCCCGACTACCAATATACGCCTAAGCTGATACACGCTATTTCTTCAATCATCGCATTTGAGGTATATCCGGTTGTGCTGGGCTCGCGCATATTAGGTCATGGCGCGTTGAAAGGTGGCATGCCGATGTACAAATATATCTTCAACCGCTGCCTGACATTATTCGAGAATATTGTTATAGGCCAGAAGCTGAGTGAATACCATACAGGTTACCGTGCCTTCAGTGGCGAAGTGATACGTTCTATTGATTTTTCGCACAATAGTGATGATTTCGTTTTTGATAACGAAATGTTGTCACAGGTATTCATGAATGGATACGACATAGCAGAAGTAACCTGTCCAACCAAATATTTTGAAGAGGCATCAAGCATTAACTTCAGCCGTAGTATGAAATATGGTATGGGCGTGTTGCGTGTATCTATGATACACCGGCTACACAAATGGGGGCTAATAAAAAGCAAGCTATATAATAAGCCTGAGTAA
- a CDS encoding PaaI family thioesterase: MSYKQIPAGQVLQYLKDNYEGKLVQDSRSAAGNWLNFTLEHIDKGTATISLEVKEDMTNPYGNIHGGMMALVMDEVIGWGVVSLDTDNYYTSLNLNVDFLYAIKMGERLKATSKVVRAGKKIIHVECHVYDMQDRILGKASSNLIVTGMRPKEGDYKVAN; the protein is encoded by the coding sequence ATGAGCTACAAACAAATACCTGCAGGACAGGTACTGCAATATCTGAAAGACAATTATGAAGGTAAGCTGGTGCAGGATTCACGCTCTGCAGCAGGCAACTGGCTGAATTTTACACTGGAGCATATTGACAAAGGAACCGCAACGATATCGCTGGAGGTGAAAGAGGATATGACCAACCCTTATGGCAATATACATGGTGGTATGATGGCGCTGGTAATGGACGAGGTGATAGGCTGGGGCGTTGTGAGCCTGGACACGGACAATTACTATACGTCTCTGAACCTGAATGTCGACTTCCTGTATGCTATAAAAATGGGCGAAAGGCTGAAAGCCACCTCCAAAGTAGTCCGTGCAGGTAAAAAGATCATACATGTGGAGTGCCATGTATATGATATGCAGGACCGGATACTGGGCAAGGCATCGAGCAACCTGATAGTGACGGGTATGCGACCTAAAGAAGGAGACTATAAGGTGGCTAATTAA
- a CDS encoding YdeI/OmpD-associated family protein produces MSIAKKMRLKTGLLYLLKAPKSCEIYFDGLEQKNASAGKQVIGQAVLFAQNKSVLEEIVPKLAVRLEEDALLWIAYPKKSGGIKSDITRDNGWDVVFAAGYEPVTQVAIDDNWSALRFRKTELIGPKLRDVAMEDRNIEGVDFINRTVVLPADAKKALKQYAELYELFVSMSFSHKKEYVESIVSAKKPETRERRIQKMIEMLAQKQAERNKK; encoded by the coding sequence ATGAGCATTGCAAAGAAAATGAGACTCAAAACAGGTTTATTATACCTGTTGAAAGCACCCAAAAGTTGCGAAATATATTTTGACGGGCTTGAGCAGAAGAATGCATCGGCCGGGAAGCAGGTTATAGGGCAGGCAGTATTATTTGCACAAAACAAAAGCGTGCTGGAAGAAATAGTACCCAAGCTGGCTGTAAGACTGGAAGAGGATGCCTTGTTGTGGATAGCTTATCCTAAAAAGTCAGGAGGTATCAAATCGGACATAACAAGGGACAATGGCTGGGATGTTGTATTTGCTGCCGGCTATGAACCTGTTACCCAGGTAGCTATAGATGATAACTGGTCGGCTCTAAGATTCAGAAAGACCGAGCTTATAGGGCCGAAACTGAGGGACGTGGCTATGGAAGACCGCAATATAGAAGGGGTTGATTTTATCAACCGTACAGTAGTTTTGCCTGCTGATGCTAAAAAAGCGTTGAAGCAGTATGCAGAACTGTATGAGTTGTTCGTTAGCATGTCGTTCTCGCACAAAAAAGAATATGTGGAAAGTATAGTTAGCGCGAAAAAGCCTGAAACCAGGGAGCGCCGCATACAGAAAATGATAGAAATGCTGGCACAAAAGCAAGCTGAAAGAAATAAGAAATGA
- a CDS encoding hydrogen peroxide-inducible genes activator → MTITQLEYVVAVATYKSFVAAAEKCFVTQPTLSMQIQKLEDELGVKLFDRNKHPIAITAMGEAIVDQARIILADCDKIYELIQSQQTTISGAFKLAVIPTIAPYLLPGLLESYNKAYPEVKLLVKEMETDQILMALRNNEIDAGLLSTPLNENGIKEYPLFTEPLVGYFAAGEPALKKRMITPDDVELDRIWLLNEGHCLRNQVLDLCGDHIEKLQKERPYRYESSNVETLRKMVDTNKGLTILPEFATFEFSDDRMERVRYFEDPEPVREISMVTSGHFVKLTLLQSVIDSILKLVPEKMRVQKSNRKVLRIQSSKL, encoded by the coding sequence ATGACGATTACTCAATTAGAATATGTTGTTGCCGTAGCAACTTACAAAAGCTTTGTGGCAGCCGCTGAAAAGTGTTTTGTTACCCAGCCTACGTTGAGCATGCAGATACAGAAGCTGGAGGACGAACTGGGCGTTAAGTTGTTCGACAGGAACAAACACCCTATAGCTATAACTGCTATGGGAGAAGCAATAGTAGATCAGGCGCGCATAATACTGGCAGACTGTGATAAGATATATGAGCTGATACAAAGCCAGCAAACAACTATTTCCGGCGCATTCAAACTGGCTGTAATACCTACCATCGCCCCATATCTTTTACCGGGACTCCTGGAAAGCTACAACAAAGCATATCCGGAAGTGAAACTGCTGGTTAAAGAAATGGAGACAGACCAGATACTCATGGCGCTCAGGAATAACGAGATAGATGCTGGCTTACTCAGCACTCCGCTCAACGAAAACGGCATTAAAGAATATCCTCTATTTACAGAGCCATTGGTAGGTTATTTCGCTGCCGGTGAACCTGCATTGAAAAAGCGCATGATCACACCTGACGATGTTGAACTGGACAGGATATGGCTGCTGAATGAGGGCCATTGCCTACGCAACCAGGTGCTGGACCTTTGTGGCGATCATATAGAAAAGCTGCAGAAGGAACGCCCCTATAGGTACGAATCCAGCAATGTAGAGACCCTGCGCAAAATGGTAGATACCAATAAAGGGCTGACCATACTGCCGGAGTTTGCCACATTCGAGTTCTCTGACGACCGTATGGAACGTGTACGTTATTTTGAAGATCCTGAACCGGTGCGCGAAATAAGCATGGTCACCAGCGGCCACTTTGTTAAGTTAACATTGCTGCAAAGCGTTATAGACAGTATCCTGAAACTGGTGCCTGAAAAAATGAGGGTACAGAAAAGCAATCGTAAAGTATTGCGTATACAATCCTCTAAGCTTTAG
- a CDS encoding M48 family metallopeptidase, which yields MKKQFIIVFAALVSTAFTSCFKNPVTGRNSVNILPESEVMSLSKQEYTSYLAENKPISGTKDAETVKRVGAKMQVAVGKYLQSIGKQSLTNGYIWEFNLVNDNTANAFCMPGGKVVFNSGIMPLCANDAGVAVVMGHEIAHAIARHGNERMSQGLITQLGGMALSAAIANKPEQTKQIYNRAYGITTQVGVILPYSRAHESEADRMGLIFMAMAGYDPNEAISFWMRMAAAGGQKPPELLSTHPSDETRINDLRKHLPEAMKYYKPN from the coding sequence ATGAAAAAGCAATTTATCATCGTTTTTGCAGCACTAGTTTCTACTGCATTTACATCATGTTTTAAGAATCCCGTTACGGGCAGAAACTCTGTTAATATACTTCCTGAGTCGGAAGTAATGAGTTTATCAAAGCAAGAGTATACCAGCTACCTGGCTGAAAATAAGCCGATATCCGGTACCAAGGATGCAGAGACCGTAAAGCGGGTAGGAGCTAAAATGCAGGTTGCTGTTGGCAAATACCTGCAAAGTATTGGTAAGCAAAGCCTTACTAACGGCTATATATGGGAATTCAACCTGGTAAATGACAATACAGCCAATGCATTTTGTATGCCGGGTGGTAAAGTAGTATTTAACAGCGGTATAATGCCCCTTTGTGCCAATGATGCAGGTGTAGCTGTGGTGATGGGGCACGAAATAGCACACGCCATAGCCAGGCACGGTAATGAGCGTATGAGCCAGGGTTTGATAACACAGTTGGGTGGTATGGCATTGTCAGCAGCAATTGCAAACAAGCCTGAACAAACCAAACAAATATATAACAGAGCGTATGGTATCACTACACAGGTAGGTGTGATATTACCTTACTCAAGAGCCCATGAAAGCGAAGCAGACCGTATGGGGCTGATATTTATGGCCATGGCGGGATATGATCCTAACGAGGCTATAAGCTTCTGGATGAGAATGGCTGCTGCCGGCGGACAAAAACCACCTGAATTATTGAGTACACACCCTAGTGACGAGACCAGGATAAATGACTTGAGAAAGCATTTGCCGGAAGCCATGAAATACTACAAACCAAACTAG
- the plsY gene encoding glycerol-3-phosphate 1-O-acyltransferase PlsY has translation MNIAILIVTAYLIGSIPTAVWVSKWIFGIDIREHGSGNAGATNTFRILGSKAGTVVMLVDMLKGFLAVKLALFANLGGLHTEQSVNLQIFLGLFAVLGHIFPIWAEFRGGKGIATLFGMILAIQPQVAVSMVGVFVLMLYMTRYVSLSSITASIAFPIMIVFIFREPELSYRIFAIATACLVVLTHHKNINRLLNGSESKVAIFRKRRFRRRKDD, from the coding sequence ATGAATATTGCGATCCTGATTGTAACAGCATATCTGATTGGCTCCATACCAACTGCGGTATGGGTAAGTAAATGGATATTCGGGATAGATATTCGGGAACACGGGAGTGGTAATGCAGGTGCTACCAATACGTTCAGGATACTGGGTTCTAAAGCCGGTACCGTGGTTATGCTGGTAGATATGCTGAAGGGCTTTTTAGCTGTAAAACTGGCTTTATTTGCCAATCTGGGTGGCTTGCATACAGAGCAATCTGTTAACCTGCAGATATTCCTGGGCTTGTTCGCAGTATTAGGACATATCTTCCCGATATGGGCAGAATTCAGAGGTGGAAAAGGCATTGCTACGCTGTTTGGTATGATACTGGCTATCCAACCACAAGTGGCAGTGAGTATGGTAGGTGTCTTTGTACTTATGTTATATATGACACGTTATGTATCACTCAGCTCTATTACAGCGAGTATCGCATTCCCCATTATGATCGTCTTTATTTTCAGGGAACCGGAACTGAGCTACAGGATATTTGCGATTGCTACTGCTTGTTTGGTGGTATTGACACATCATAAGAATATCAACAGGCTATTGAACGGTAGCGAGAGCAAAGTGGCCATTTTCCGCAAGCGTAGGTTTCGTCGCAGGAAGGACGATTAA
- the prmA gene encoding 50S ribosomal protein L11 methyltransferase, translating to MKYIQASFETTDATIKEVLVAHLAELGFDSFDENSTHLHAYIPQPDFDELQLQSVTEQFDVKAAVTIIEQENWNAEWEKAFEPVKVGDFCTIRATFHEPDPSSRYDIIITPKMSFGTGHHATTQLMVRQMQQLDFNGKRVFDFGCGTGILAILAEKLGAGEVIAVDNDEWSYENAAENLEHNLSKKVSVSQGSIEHAGNEQYDIILANINRHILIQYMKEMKVLLKKGGTILMSGLLSEDEPLIVSEASKAGFIFKSKIELNNWICLSFS from the coding sequence ATGAAATATATACAGGCATCGTTTGAAACCACTGACGCTACTATAAAAGAAGTGCTGGTGGCTCACCTGGCAGAACTGGGTTTTGATAGTTTTGATGAGAATAGTACACACCTGCACGCCTATATACCGCAACCTGATTTTGATGAGCTACAACTACAGTCTGTTACAGAACAATTTGATGTCAAGGCGGCGGTTACCATTATTGAGCAGGAAAACTGGAATGCAGAATGGGAAAAGGCCTTTGAGCCCGTAAAGGTAGGCGACTTTTGTACTATCAGGGCTACCTTTCACGAACCCGATCCCTCATCCAGATATGATATCATAATAACCCCGAAGATGTCGTTCGGAACAGGGCATCATGCTACAACCCAATTAATGGTCAGGCAAATGCAGCAACTGGATTTTAATGGTAAGCGGGTTTTCGATTTTGGCTGTGGTACAGGAATATTGGCCATACTGGCGGAAAAACTTGGTGCCGGTGAGGTGATAGCAGTTGATAATGATGAATGGTCGTACGAGAATGCTGCGGAGAACCTGGAACACAATCTTTCAAAAAAAGTTAGTGTTTCCCAAGGATCTATAGAGCATGCCGGAAATGAACAATATGATATCATCCTGGCCAATATCAACCGTCATATCCTGATACAATACATGAAAGAAATGAAGGTATTGTTGAAGAAGGGGGGTACTATACTGATGAGTGGGTTATTGAGCGAAGATGAACCATTAATAGTGTCTGAAGCAAGTAAAGCAGGCTTTATATTCAAGTCAAAGATAGAATTGAACAACTGGATATGCCTGTCCTTTTCATGA